DNA sequence from the Candidatus Zixiibacteriota bacterium genome:
ATCGTCCCCGCCATAAAGACCAAGCCGCGAAACTGCCCCCCATGTTCCCCGGCTCGCCAATGAGAAGAATCAGTGCGCGGGTCCCACCCTGATAAATGCAGTGACCGGAATTGCCGATTCCCTGTCGGAACTCGAATAATCTACTCGGCTTGAAATATGCGAGTTCATGTTTGAGGTAACTTAAAATCACCCCTGCAAGAGTAATCATCGCCTGATATAATTAATGGTTGAGAATAAAAGAATAAAGTTGCGCATTTATGAACATTGTGCTTTATAACGCAAAAATCAATGCCGGGCTGAACATGGTTCAGCCCGGCAGATAATTACGATTATCCCGCAACCTGTTCTTTGAGCTGATAGCGCCGGTACATCCGGGCATAGAGTCGATTGCTTTCCACGAGTTTCTGGTGATCACCGCAATCGACCACCCGTCCATCTTCGAGAACATAGATCCTGTCGGCCTGTTCGAGTGTATCCGGTCGATGAGTGATCAAAATCGTGGTCAACTCCGGCATGACCTCATCCATCCTCGCCCACAGCGCAGCCTCGGTTGAGGAATCCAGAGCCGAAGTGCAATCATCCAAAATCAGTATCTTCGGCCTGCCGACCAGGGCCCGTGCCAAAGCCAGCCTCTGTTTCTGCCCGCCGGAGATCGACATCCCGCGCGTACCGATCATAGTCTCGAGCCCGTCGGGGAAAGTTTCGACTTCACCTTTGAGCTGTGAGACTTCCAGAGCCCATTCGATCAGATCGGAATCGATATCCTCGCGACCGAACAGGATATTGTTTCGGATCGTATCCGAGAAAAGCACTGGTTCCTGTGGCACATAGCCGATCAAACGTCGCAGGTTCGCCAGGCGGTACTTCTTCAGATCATGGCCGTCGAGGGAGATCATACCTCCAGTCGGATCGACCAGCCTGGGTATCAGGTTGACAAGCCAGCTCTTGCCCGCGCCGACCTTGCCGACTAATGCGACAGTGCTACCGGCGGGGATCTCCAGGTCGACATTATCCAGGATACGGCTCGAGTTACCGTTAAAGCCGAAACTGACCTTCTCGAACCGCAAGCCCTGCTCGATTTTGTCCACAGACAGCCGACTGCCGTTCTCGGTGACGACCGGGGGAACCTTCTCAAGTTCCTGCAGACGGTCGATCGAGACCGCCGACTGGCGCGATTTGACCAGAAACTGCCCGATATCGAACATCGGAAACACCAGGTAAACCGTATAGTAAACAAAGGCCACCAGTTTGCCAACGCTCAAACCGGCATTGATCACCATCAGGCCACCTGCCAAGACCACAATCACTACTCCGAACTGCCAGATGTAGTTGTAGAGCGAATCGATCACCGTGGAGGTCTTGATGGCGGCGATTTCGGCCTCGCGCCGATCCTGCAAAGCCTCTTCGAATTTGGCTTTCTGCGACTTCTCGCGCACATAGGATTTGACCACCCGGATACCTGAGAAACAAGCTTCCATGGTATCATTGAAATTCGATATCCGGCTCTGCAGATGATCGTATCTCTTCTCCAGAAGCGATGCGCTTTTGAAAAATATGATGATCAAAATCGGCAAAGGACCGGCCGTGTAGAGTGTCAGAATCGGGTCGATCATCACCATCATGCTCAAAGTGAAACTCACCATCAGAAGAGCTTCGTAGAGCCGAAATATTCCCGAACAGGCAAACCAGGCCAGTTTCTGTTCGACATCGTCGGTCATACGGGTCACCAGATCACCGGTCCTGAAACGATTGAAGAAATCCGGTCCCTTCTTGGTGATACCGTCGAATGCTTTCTGACGGAATGCCCAGTCCAGACGCATGTTCATCCAGGCCCGATGGCTCTGCACAAAAGCATACAGTAAACTGGCGATTATTCCCAGCAGTATCAGAGTCAGTGCCAGGGAAGCGATAACTGTCAGCCCCCATGACTGGCCCAGACCAATCAGCCATTTTGCCGCCGGATTGCCAGGGATATTGCCGGTCTTGACATAATCTACCCCGAATTCCACCAGGCGCGGGATCGAGACCTGAAAGGCAATCTGGATCGGCGTCAGAATCAACAGTACTGACAGCACATATTTGTAGGGCCGGTAATACTGCCAGAACCATTTTATTTTATCCAACATCTTTAATTACTCCATTATCAGCATGTTTAAACTGCAGATGGAACAACTTGGCGTAGTAACCATCCGCCAGGATCAAATCGGTATGAGTACCGCGCTCGATGATTTCGCCCCGCCGGATCACCAGGATCTGGTCGACATCCAGGATCGTGGAGAGCCGATGAGCGATCACAAGCGATGTCCGTCCAGCCATAAGCGTTTTCAGCGACTGCTGAATCAACTGCTCGGTTTCCGGATCGACGGAGCTGGTGGCTTCATCCAGAAGCAATATCTCCGGATCGGTCACCAGCGCCCGGGCAAACGACAGAAGCTGTCTTTCGCCCCGGCTGAAATTGGCACCCTTCTCCGACACCTCGGTTTTATAGCCGTTCGGCAGATTTTTGATTATGCTGTCGGCTCCGACCACGCGGGTGGCGGAGACGATACGCTCGTCGGTGATCTCCTCTGCTTCGAGTGCGATATTTTCGCGCACGTCGCAGGGGAAGAGATGGATATCCTGCAGAACCAGGGCGAATTTCCGTCTCAAATCGGCAATCCTCAGGTCGCGGATATCAATCCCGTCAACCGTTATCCGGCCTTTCTGGGGATCGTAGAACCTCAGAAGAAGCGAGATCACAGTAGTCTTTCCTCCTCCGGTCACTCCGGCTAAAGCCAGGCTTTTACCCTTTTTGAGTTCAAAGGAAACATCTTTCAGAGCCCAGTTATCGTCATTTTTGTATGAAAACCAGACGTTTTCGAAACGAATTGATTCCTTCAAACCCGACCATTCGACCGGATTTTCGGTTTCGTCCAGCCTGTCATCGTTGGACAAAAGGGCGAAAATCCGCTTGGCTCCGGCTACCGCCTTCTGAATATTGGCCAGCTGTTCTGAAGCCCTGAAGACCGGTTCAAAGGATTTCCAGATCAGGATGATAAACATACCGATCGTTCCTACGGTCATCGTGCCGGTCTGGACCCACAGAACCCCGAAGTAGAGCACACAGGCGATCATGACATATTCGAAGAAAAAGATAGTATTGAAGTACAGCACTACCGCGATATTGACGAATCTGTCATGCCGGAACTTCTGCAAATTGGCGTAATCGAGCTTTCGGCGCACATAGTCGCCACGGTTGAAAATCTGGACGATAGACATACCGTGCAAAAATTCCGCCAGGGAAGCTGTCACATACGCCATTCTCTTTCTGACTTCCAGAAACCTCGGAGTGGTTTTCCGCTCAAAAATCAAAGTCAATGTCAAAAAGAGCGGAAACACCAGGCCCAAGATCAATGCCAGCCGCCAGCTGTAGATGAACATTATCGCGTATATTCCAAGCACCATAAACAGGTCGCCGACGATCAGCACGACCGTGTTTGTGAACAGCATCCTGAGCGCTTCTGTGTCGGACTCAATCCGTGCCATCAGCTTTCCGACCGGATTCTTATCGAAAAAGGAGACTTTCAGCGAAAGTATATGGTTGAACAGCTTACGTTTGAGCCGGACCATAATACTCTGTCCAATCGTCTCCAGCTTGATCCTCTGGACGTACTGGAGGATAAGCACTCCGCATTGCATCAGGCCGATAATAACAACAGTCAAAAAAAGACCGTTGATATCATTATTAGCGATATTGACATCGACCGCGCGCTTGAGGAGGACCGGCCATGCCAGAGACATCCCGGTAGCACCAAATAAAAAAACCAAACAGATTATCAGTCCCCGGAAATGCTCTTTCAGAAATGGCAATAGTCTGCCGAACGCCTGTCGCGAGCTGATCTGCTTTTCGCGCGGATCATCTTGATCATATTCATAAATTTCAGTCTGCATTTTATTTCATCCGTCTAAAGTTAATGACCTCTTGCTGTTATCTTTCGCCGACAGGCATAAAAAAACCCGTCGAAAGCTTATTCGACGGGCCACGGCAACTATTGTGATTATTTTCACAATATCAATGCGATAGGCCCGCCCTTTCCATTTGATTAAGTGAAATGCTGTAAAAAGTCCGGGTTCTGCTCATGAAATAAAACCTCCTGAATATGCTCGTTTCAATAATATCGCATACTACGTCATATTTCGGCTCGGGTTGCAATATTATTTATTTTTTTTTGAAGTCAAGGTATTTTTCTGCTTGTATTTTGGTTGCTCGCATCATATTCTTGAGGTCAATATATAAATACGCTCTTTATATAGAGTATGTGATCTTCTTTGGCGACACAAAATTGACTGACTGATTCTGTCAGTCTACTGTATTATACTGTCATTATGACTGAAACTGAACGAGAATACAAACGGGAAATCGACAGGCTCTACAAGCAGCTCTATATTCTTTCGGACGAATTCGAGCGGCTTACGCTGATGGCTGAAGAAGAACCGGAAAAGTTAAAAAAACTGCATTTTAAGGCCTATACTCTGCGCGAAAAGATATTGTCCGAGTGGCTCGAACTGAAAAGCAGACTGGATGACTGAAGTGACAGCCGGCTGTCTCAATACAATATAAGTCTGTCCGGCTCAGTTCATCTTGCGGGCGTTCAGAAGGAAACTCATCGGGAGTTTCTGTTCGCCTTCGAGGAATTTGTAAGTTCCGGAGATATCGTGGGGGTATTCTGAAAACTCGGTGATCACAAAACAATTACTGATTGTACTGTTAAGTATATTTGATAATTTTTGGGTATAAGAGTAGTTCAGGCTACTTTCAAATTCTTCATCTCCGACAACGATTTTCCCGCTGTCATCGACGAAGGCATCGTCCTCGAAGTAAGAATAACTTAGCTTCTGAGGTTGATTCGGATCGTAGCTCTCCTCCTCCTCGGCCGCAAACATATACAGCACCGGATGGACTTCATAAACCATCAGGACACCGTTGTTTTTCAGCAAACGCGAGGCGACATTGAAAAACCGGTCCAGGTCAGGAAGCCATGCCAGCGTGCCTGCGGATACATAGACAAGGTCGAAACTGCCGTTGTATTCCGCGGATATATCGTAGACATCGGAGCGCACGAAATGACAGTCCTGGCCGGCGACACGGTTCAAGTCGATCGCGGTTTTGATGGCTTCGTCGGAGATGTCGAACCCAACCGCTTTATCAGCGCCGAGGTTGACCAGCGAAATCGTCTCCTGCCCGATATTGCAACAGAGCTGGGCCACATACTTTCCGCTCAATCCTATCTTGCGCAGTTTTGCTGTGGCCAGATTATCGAGTACAGAATAATTTGGTTGCCTGAAACTGGCGCGCAGATTTTTGCTCAGAAGTTGTCTCGAAATCGGAGTCACTTTGTTCCAGGCCCTCCGATTTGTGCTGGTAACAGCTTTTATATTCACGATGCATTCCTCCCGAAACTCGTCATCCAGAGGCACGGATTCGGAGTTTACAAGAAAAGTATCGGACATTTACAAAGGGGGTATTAGCGTTTAAGCTGAGCGAATATTGTACAATATTTATGGTTATTATGATCTATTACATATTCCGACCTGAAGCCGTAAAGACCTGCGCAATCACGGCCACGAGGGCATTCTCCACCCGTAAGATCCAGGGACCCATACGGATAAGCTGAAATCCCTGCGTTTGCATCAGCTCCAGTTCAAACGGCACCCAGCCCCCTTCCGGACCGATTGATGCTATCACCCTCGAGGGCAACGGCTTGAGAGAATCACACAATTGTTTCGGAACTTCCGGGTGAGGGCACAGGCAAAGGGGGTTATCCTTTTGAGCGCTTTCGATTTCCGGCAGTAAATCCTCAAAAAAGGGGCGGAAGCGGTGATGAATCGACACTTCCGGCAGACGGGTGAAGCCCCCCTGGCTGAGTCCCTCGATCAAAAAGCGCGTATAGTTCTGTTTTTCCAATAAGGGTGAATCGAAATAGCTTTTTTCGACCCGGTTGGCCCGAATTAAGTAGAGCTTTCTGACCGCCATAGAGGCTGAGGTCTGAAGCACTTTCTTTAGTGTCTGGGGACGTGGAAGGGCACAGATTATATCAATTTCCGGTTTTTGTAAGTTAACCGGACGGCTGTTTTTAAAATCGCAGTAGAGTTCAACTGCGGTCCTGTCGACCTGCCTGATTTCTGCGGTTGCCGACGGACCGTTGACCAGCCCGGCCGAAAGTTTATCGCCTGCCTTTAATTTTAATATCCGGTGGATATGTTCGGCACGGCTGTCTGTCAGGCGGTAGAGGTTGTCTGCACAGAGGTCGGCTTCGGTCAAAATTACAAGATTCATAGCATACCACTTAGATGTTCAAATTTCAGAATATCCTCATTTTCGATCATCTCTTGCCACATGAGATACTATAATATATAGTAAGAAGAAACAGAAGCTATAAACCGGGAATTTCAATATGCGTGTGGTAATTATAATTTTGAGTGTACTTTTAAGCTACGTTCTTTCTGCCGGCGCGGTTATGGATGCGGAAAGCCTGCGACAGGCCAAAGATCTCGCCAGTTCCGAGGGTAAGCCGATACTGCTGGAATTCATGCGGGAAGATTGCAAGCATTGCGCCAAAGCCCGTCGCGAAGCTCACGAAGTACCTGAAGTCAGCCAGGCTCTCGACCGGGCGGTTCACTACATGATCAATGTGCTCGAAGGCGAAGGCGGTGAACTAAAACAGAGATATGATATAGGCGACACTTACCCGGTTTTTGTGCTGACCGATTCCGAAGGCGACGTGATCAGCCGCTGGACCGGCTATTCCGGTTCAGCAGATTTCGTACGGCGCTTTAACTCGGCCATGAATGATTTAACTACTGTGCGCCAGAGAATTGAAGCATTCGAAGCATCACCGTCATACTCACAAGCGATCTTTTTGGCCAGGTATTTTACAGATACCGGCGATCACCCGCAGGCGGTCAAGTACTTCCGGGAGGCTCAGAAACTCAATCCAGCCAGTTCCGGACGCCATCGCTTCGATATTTTCATGAATTCCGCCAACGCGGTCTGGAAAGAACAATGGGATTTCGCTTATGTTTACCCGCCGGCGGACTCGATCATGCTGGCAGAACAGATCAACCTTCGCGAGGTCCTGCGCGTGGCAACTCTGATCAGCCGTCTCACCCGAAAATTCGATCGTACCGACAGCCTGGCGAAGTATATCGACCTCGCTCTTAAACTGAGCGCGGGGCAGACTGACGCCCGCACAGTGGAATCGCGAACACTGCTTCTGGCAGAGAAAGCCCTTCAGCTCGAGGGCGACACGGCGCGTGCCCTCTCACTCAAGAAGTCG
Encoded proteins:
- a CDS encoding ATP-binding cassette domain-containing protein, producing the protein MLDKIKWFWQYYRPYKYVLSVLLILTPIQIAFQVSIPRLVEFGVDYVKTGNIPGNPAAKWLIGLGQSWGLTVIASLALTLILLGIIASLLYAFVQSHRAWMNMRLDWAFRQKAFDGITKKGPDFFNRFRTGDLVTRMTDDVEQKLAWFACSGIFRLYEALLMVSFTLSMMVMIDPILTLYTAGPLPILIIIFFKSASLLEKRYDHLQSRISNFNDTMEACFSGIRVVKSYVREKSQKAKFEEALQDRREAEIAAIKTSTVIDSLYNYIWQFGVVIVVLAGGLMVINAGLSVGKLVAFVYYTVYLVFPMFDIGQFLVKSRQSAVSIDRLQELEKVPPVVTENGSRLSVDKIEQGLRFEKVSFGFNGNSSRILDNVDLEIPAGSTVALVGKVGAGKSWLVNLIPRLVDPTGGMISLDGHDLKKYRLANLRRLIGYVPQEPVLFSDTIRNNILFGREDIDSDLIEWALEVSQLKGEVETFPDGLETMIGTRGMSISGGQKQRLALARALVGRPKILILDDCTSALDSSTEAALWARMDEVMPELTTILITHRPDTLEQADRIYVLEDGRVVDCGDHQKLVESNRLYARMYRRYQLKEQVAG
- a CDS encoding ATP-binding cassette domain-containing protein translates to MQTEIYEYDQDDPREKQISSRQAFGRLLPFLKEHFRGLIICLVFLFGATGMSLAWPVLLKRAVDVNIANNDINGLFLTVVIIGLMQCGVLILQYVQRIKLETIGQSIMVRLKRKLFNHILSLKVSFFDKNPVGKLMARIESDTEALRMLFTNTVVLIVGDLFMVLGIYAIMFIYSWRLALILGLVFPLFLTLTLIFERKTTPRFLEVRKRMAYVTASLAEFLHGMSIVQIFNRGDYVRRKLDYANLQKFRHDRFVNIAVVLYFNTIFFFEYVMIACVLYFGVLWVQTGTMTVGTIGMFIILIWKSFEPVFRASEQLANIQKAVAGAKRIFALLSNDDRLDETENPVEWSGLKESIRFENVWFSYKNDDNWALKDVSFELKKGKSLALAGVTGGGKTTVISLLLRFYDPQKGRITVDGIDIRDLRIADLRRKFALVLQDIHLFPCDVRENIALEAEEITDERIVSATRVVGADSIIKNLPNGYKTEVSEKGANFSRGERQLLSFARALVTDPEILLLDEATSSVDPETEQLIQQSLKTLMAGRTSLVIAHRLSTILDVDQILVIRRGEIIERGTHTDLILADGYYAKLFHLQFKHADNGVIKDVG
- a CDS encoding methyltransferase domain-containing protein; translated protein: MSDTFLVNSESVPLDDEFREECIVNIKAVTSTNRRAWNKVTPISRQLLSKNLRASFRQPNYSVLDNLATAKLRKIGLSGKYVAQLCCNIGQETISLVNLGADKAVGFDISDEAIKTAIDLNRVAGQDCHFVRSDVYDISAEYNGSFDLVYVSAGTLAWLPDLDRFFNVASRLLKNNGVLMVYEVHPVLYMFAAEEEESYDPNQPQKLSYSYFEDDAFVDDSGKIVVGDEEFESSLNYSYTQKLSNILNSTISNCFVITEFSEYPHDISGTYKFLEGEQKLPMSFLLNARKMN
- a CDS encoding RsmE family RNA methyltransferase, which encodes MNLVILTEADLCADNLYRLTDSRAEHIHRILKLKAGDKLSAGLVNGPSATAEIRQVDRTAVELYCDFKNSRPVNLQKPEIDIICALPRPQTLKKVLQTSASMAVRKLYLIRANRVEKSYFDSPLLEKQNYTRFLIEGLSQGGFTRLPEVSIHHRFRPFFEDLLPEIESAQKDNPLCLCPHPEVPKQLCDSLKPLPSRVIASIGPEGGWVPFELELMQTQGFQLIRMGPWILRVENALVAVIAQVFTASGRNM
- a CDS encoding tetratricopeptide repeat protein, yielding MRVVIIILSVLLSYVLSAGAVMDAESLRQAKDLASSEGKPILLEFMREDCKHCAKARREAHEVPEVSQALDRAVHYMINVLEGEGGELKQRYDIGDTYPVFVLTDSEGDVISRWTGYSGSADFVRRFNSAMNDLTTVRQRIEAFEASPSYSQAIFLARYFTDTGDHPQAVKYFREAQKLNPASSGRHRFDIFMNSANAVWKEQWDFAYVYPPADSIMLAEQINLREVLRVATLISRLTRKFDRTDSLAKYIDLALKLSAGQTDARTVESRTLLLAEKALQLEGDTARALSLKKSTLGSNWGRNPKVMYEYAKWCLERKVNLREAEEITQKVVDFTPEGELRARVYNVLADILMERGRLKEAAQAVVTAIENHPENPFYVEKLEELQAELDQQK